The genomic segment CCAGGAAGAACGCCACCCCGATGATGCCGAGGATCAGGCCGACGGTGCCCATCGTCTTGTTGCTGGCCTGCCCGTTCTCGGCCTTCTTGCGGCCGAGGATGCCGAGCACGATGGCCGGAACACCGCCCCAGACCCCGGCCCACAGGCAGCACAGGACGATCGACACGATGCCCGCGATCATCGACAGCAGGTTGAGCACGTTGCCGCTGGTGTCGGCGGGCGGAGCGCCCATGCCGGGCGGTGGCGGCGGCATGCCGGGACCGCCCGGGCCCTGCCCGTACGGGGGCTGCGACATTCCTCCGTCGTAGGGACCGCCCGGGCCCTCGGGGCCGGTCGGCGGGATGGTAGTCACGCTCGCTTTTCTCCTCCGTCAGCCACGGCGCCCTGGTCGACGCCGTGTGGTGGTCTGCGGGTCAGCCATACCCAGACAGCCGAGAAAGCCTACATCCGCAGCCTGCGGCCTCTCATTGTCAGCGCTGGCCGCAAGCCGCCGCGCTGGTTGCACCCTGCAGCTCGGTCGGTGCCGGTGGTGACCGACGGCAGGCCCGGTAGTGGCGTGGCCACCTGTCGTGACCGACCGGCGCGGTGCGGTACGGGCTCGACCGGGCGCGCCGGATGTGTGAGGATCCCGATATGACAACGTTGACAGCGAAGTCCGGCCTGAGCCGCCGCCGGCTCCTGCAGACGGCCGGCGCGGCCGGTGCACTCGCCGCGGCATTGCCTTACGTTGCAACCGAACCCGCCGCCGCCACCACGACCGCGGGGCTGGCCGCCGACGAGGTCGCCCGGACCTACCATCGGGTACTGCTCCGGCACACTCGGTGGGCCGAGACGCAGTGGGACGAGAGCGCCGGGCACTACGTGGCGAAGGACTTCTCGTTCGCCGTCGTGCTCGGCAACGCGGTGCTGCTGACCCGGGACGGCTACGACGCGGACCTCGCCGGCATCGACGCCGCCACGCTGAAGCAACACACCGTCGCCACGCTGTCGCACTTCGCCGCCTCGAACCGGCTGCTCGGCGGCACCGAGTGGGGCCAGAAGCTGTTCTGGGACACCACCTTCCAGCTGTACTTCCAGCTGGCCGGGCGGCTGCTCTGGGACGACCTGGACGCGTCGACCCGGACCAACCTCGACCTGATCGCGACCCGGCAGGCCGACTACACCGTGTCGCTGGGCAGCGGCAACGACCCGCTGTCCGGATCCTGGACGCCCAACGGGTTGGCCGGCGGCTGGGTCGGCGACACCAAGCTGGAGGAGATGGGGGTCTACGCGCAGTCGATCGCGCCCGCGATGGCCTGGGCGCCGCAGGCCGGGAACGCGCCGGGCTGGCGCGACTGGTACGCGCGGTGGAGCCGCAACGAGACCGGGCACCCGGCGGCCGACCACGCGAACCCGGCGATGGTCGACGGCGCGCGGGTGTCGAGCAACACCGCGCACAACCTGTACGACACGTTCCTGGTCGAGAACCACGGCTCGTTCGGCCCGCACTACCAGTGCGAGCTGTGGCGCACCTCCGGGCGCAACGGCATCCACTTCATCGCCGCCGGCCAGCCGATGCCGGCGGTACTTGCCGAGCAGCCGAACGGGGATCGGTTGTGGCGCAGCATCCTCGCGGTGATGAGCGACGCCGGCGAGCCGCTGATGCCGATGGTCGCCGACCGGGAACACCTGTACGGCCGGGACGTCATCCCGATCGCGTTCCTCGCCCAGGTGCTCGGCGACCGGCGCGCGGCGTGGGCCGAGCAGGCGCTGGCCGCCCGGCTGGACGCCTACCAGGCGTACCCGCCGGAGTACCGGATCACGAAGTTCTCCGGCCAACCGAAGTACGAGCCGGAGGCCCGCGCCGAGGTCGCGATCAGCTACCTGCTGCACGAGTGGCGGGCCCGGGAACACGGCCCGGTGCAGCCGATGTCGGCCGCGGAGGTGTTCGCCGACGCGTCCGGCGTGCTCGACTTCGGTACCGGGCCGGGCCTCGTCGCGCACCAGTCGCCGGCGGCATGGGCGGGCGCGGTCAGCAAGCCGGGCTTCGCCAAGTTCTGCTGGCAGCCGGGACACGACGACTGGCTGTTCACGCTCAGCGGCAAGACACCGATGTTCCTGCCCGCCACCGGCGCCACGGTCCGCGGCCGGTCGGTCGCCGCGTACACCCGCTCGCGGGACGGTTTCGACGCCAGCGCGGTGGTGCTCGGCTTCGACGCCGGCCGCGCCGGGTTCGCCTCGCTGCCCGGCGGCTCGGTGGTGTACGCGTCGAGCGGCGTCGCCGCCGGCGAGGGGCACCTGGAGGTGTACAACCTGACGATGCCGGGCGTACCCGGCCTGGACGGCGACCGCACCTACACCGCCGCCGAGGGTGGCGTCACGGTGCCGGCAGCCGAGAACTCGTCCGGCGCGGCCCGGGTGGACACCGTCCGGTTCGCCGCCACCAGCGCCCGCTGGGTGCGGATGCTCGGCGTGACACCGGATCCGACCTACGGCTACTCGGTCATCGAGTTCCAGGTGCGGGACGGCGACGGCGCGAACCTGGCGCTGGGCCAGGCGACCAGCGCGTCGTCGGCCGACCGCGGCCACGACGCCAGGTACGCCACCGACGGCGACGACGGCACCCGCTGGGCGGTGTCCCGGGCCGACCGGCCGCGGTCCGACAGCTGGCTGGCGGTCGACCTCGGCGCGACGACGACGTTCGACCGGGTGAAGGTCTACTGGGAGGCGGCGGCCGGCCGCGCCTACCGGGTGCAGGTGTCCGCGGACGGCGCGAGCTGGACCGATGTGGCGAGCTATCCGAATCCCGACCTGTCCAGCACCGGCGGCTGGCTCAACGTGGACGGCCGTGCCGGGCTGGTGGTCCGCGGCTCCAAGCACCCGATCACCGTGCAGGGCAACGTGATCACGCTCGCCGACGGTGCCGCCGCGCCACTGCTGGTCGAGGGGCACCCGGGGCTCGACGCCGCGGCTACCCGGGCGGCGGCGGCCAAGCCCGCGCCGTCCACCGACGCCGACGGGTTGCTGGCGAGCCTCGCCGAAGGGCACCTCAGCCTGTTCAACCTGACCGCCGCACCGCTGGCCGGCACCGTCACGATTCCCCCGCAGGGCGAGACCGTGCCGGTGTTCGCCGGGACCCAGACCACCACCGCGGACGGCACCGCCTACCAGGCGGACCTCGCCGCCGGCAGCGCCGCGGTGCTCGCGCCGTGGTTCACCATCGAACCGGTCGGCCGGCGCCGGCTACCGGCCGGCCTGGTCGTCGAGGTGGTCGACGCGCACCGGCTGCGGCTGCACGGGCCGTCCGGCCCGGTCCGGGTACGCAGCCGCACCGGTGGCGACCGGGTCGTCGTAGCGGGCGGCCACCGCCGGGACGTCGTCTTCCACTCGGTCCCGCCGTACCCGATCGACGACCTGGCGCTGGGTCGGGTGACGTTCCCGACCAGCCCGCTGCCCGACGGGATGACCGACCCGGCCGCTGCCGTGGACGGCCACGAGTCGACGGCGTGGACGCCGGGCCGCGCCGGGCGGATGGTCGTCGACCTGGGCAGCGACCAGCCGCTCGACGCGATCGAACTGGACTGGACGTCCCGGCACTCGCCCGCCGTCACCGTGTCGACCAGCACCGACGGCCTGTCGTACCGGGAGGCGGCCCGGCTGCGTGCCGGCCAGCGCCGCGCCGGGCTGGACCGCACCGCGCGCTATGTCGCCGTCGCGGTGCCCGGCTGGCGGCACGGTGACCCGCGGTTGCGCCGGCTCACCGTCCGGCCCGCCTGAGGACGGTGCCCGGCGGCGGCCCGCAGCGCCGGGCCGCCGCCGCGGGCCGGCGTCGCGGGCAGCCGGTGGTCGAGTCCCGGCGCGGCGGCCGGGTTCACCGGCGGGCGGGTGCCAGGGCGGGTTCAGCCGCGCCGGCGGCGCAGGGTGAGCCAGGTCGGCCGGCCGCCGTGCCGTGTCGAACCCGAGCCGTCCACGGCGCGCAGCTCGACCAGCCGGGGGAACCGCTGCCGCAGCTCCGATTCCAGCCGCGAGTGCAGGGTCAGATCGACCGCCGGGCAGTGCGCGCAGGTACCGGTCATCGACACCTCGGCCCGGCAGTCCCGGGTCGAGGTGATCGTGATCTGCCCGCCGTGCGACCGGACGTAGTCGCCGGCCGGGCCGTCCAGCACGTCCTGCAGGGCGCCGCGGAGCAACTCCTCGTCGCTGCCCCGGTGTACCGGCCGCCACCGTTCCGGCTGTTGCAGCGCGGCGCTGAGCCCCGCCCGTACCGCCGGGCCGTCGGCGTCCCACCGGTGCCCGTCGGCCAGCCGTACCAGCACGGCCCGGCTCTCGACCTCGACGCAGTCGACCACTCCCGCGGCCGCCAACCCGTCGAGCTCGTCCGGCAGCGCCGCCATCGGCCCGGCGACCGGCAGCGTCCCGGCCGGGATCACCCACCGGACCGTCTGCGGGTCGCCGGTGGCCTCCGGATGCATCGGTACGAGAACCGTCATGTCAGCGCCGCGACGACGGTGTGGGTCAGGAAGGCCATGATCCAGGCGAGCGCGAACATGTAGCCGAAGGCCACCGCCGGCCACTTCCAGGTACCGGTCTCCCGGCGCATCACGCCGATGGTGGACATGCACTGCAACGCGTACAGGAAGAAGACCAGCAGCGCCGCGGTGGTGGCCGGGGTGAACAGCCGCTGCCCCTGGTGCGGGCCATCGGTGTAGGTCATGTCCCGCAGCGCCTTCGTCGGCTCGTCCGGGTTCTCCGCTGCGGCGACCTGGCCGAGGGTGGCGACGAACACCTCCCGCGCCGACAGCGACGCCAGCACCCCGATGTCGACCCGCCAGTCGAAACCGAGCGGGGCGAAGACCGGTTCCACGGCGTGGCCCACCGTCGCCGCGTAGCTGTGGTCGATCACGTACGCCGAGGCGGCGGCATGGTTGCCCGGGTCGACCCCGGCGGCGGTCAACTGCGCGTCGCTGCGCAGCGGGAGGTTCAGCAGCAGCCACAGCACGACCGTCACCAGCAGGATGATCCGGCCGACCTTGCGCAGGAATCCCTTGCAGGAGTCCCAGACCGAGACGGCAACGGTACGCAGCTTGGGCAGCCGGTAGGAGGGCATCTCCATGTAGAACGGCAGCAGCGCGGCGCCGCGGCTGCTGAACCGCTTGAACACCCAGGCGGTACCCATCGCGGACAGCGCGCCGAACAGGTAGAGCGCGAACATCACCAGACCCTGCGCGCCGAACGGACCCAGCCTGGTGCCCGGGCTGACCAGCAGGCCGATCAGCAGTACGTAGACGGTCAGCCGCGCCGAGCAGGTCATCAGCGGCGCGCCCATCATGGTGGCGAACCGGTCCCGGGCGGACGGCAGCGCGCGGGTGGCCATGATGCCCGGGATGGCGCACGCCAGCGAGGACAGCAGCGCGACGAACGCGCGACCCTCCAGGCCGGCCTTGGCCATCAGCCGGTCCATCAGGAACGCCGCCCTGGACAGGTACCCGCTGCCCTCCAGCAGCGAGATCATCACGAACAGCAGCGCGATCTGCGGCAGGAACACCAGGACGCTGCCGACGCCGCCGATCAGCGCGTTGCCCAGGAAACCGGACAGCAGCGGGTTGTGCACGTGCCCGGTGACCAGGTTGCCCAGCCAGGTGAAGAACGCCTGCACGCCGTCCTGCAGCGGGGTGGCGACGGTGAAGATGATCTGGAAGAACGCGAACATCGTCGCGAAGAAGATCAGCGTGCCCCAGAGCGGATGCAGCAGTACGGCGTCGATCCGCCGGGTGCGCCGGTCGGCGTGCGGCACCCGGTAGTGCGCGCTGTCCAGCAGCGACTCCACCCAGGCCTGGGCCTGCGCCCGGTCGGTCGGCGGTGGCAGTACCGGCCGCTGCCAGCTGGCCGCGTCGGGCAGCAGCCGCCGCAACCGGCCGAGATCGGTACGCGAACCGCTGGTGACGGCGACCACCGGGACGCCGAGCGCGCGCTGCAACGCGTCCACGTCCAGGCTGCCGCCGCGGCGGGCCAGCTCGTCGGAGAACGTGAGGACCACGCAGACCGGCAGCCGGGTCCGCAGTACCTGGGTGAGCAGCCCCAGCGACCGCCGCAGCGCGGTGGCGTCGAGGGTGACGAGGATCCCGTCCGGGGTGCTGATGCCGTCGTGTTCGGGGTCCAGCACGTCGGCCACGACCTGCTCGTCCGGGCTGATCGGGTCCAGGCTGTAGGTGCCGGGCAGGTCCTCGACGACGAGGTCGTGGCCGTCGAGGCGGACCTTCCCCTCGAACCGGGCGACGGTGACGCCCGGGTAGTTACCGGTCTTGGTGCGCAGCCCGGTCAGCGCGTTGAACAGGGTGGTCTTGCCGGAGTTCGGGCTGCCGACGAGCGCCAGCCGGGCGCTGCCGGTGACGGTCTGGTTCGTGGGGCCGCAGTGCGAACTCACGAGGCGACGAGGATGCCGCTGGTCTGCGTCCGGCGCAGCGCCACTTCGTAGTCGGCCACCTGCAGGACGACCGGATCGCCCAGCGGTGCCTTGCGCAGCACCGTGACCGTGACGCCGGGGACGAACCCGAGATCCATCAGGCGGCGCGCGGCGGCCGGTTCGACCCGGTGGTCGATGTCGACGATCCGGCAGCTGGTTCCGGGGCGGATGTCGGCGAGCCGGGCACCGGGCCGGCCGCCGACGGTCCCGGGCGCGGTGGCCCGGCGGGCCCGCGGGCGGGTGAAGACGATCGACATACCCACCTTCCGTGGGCCGGCGGACACTCAGCGACTTTAGGCGAGCCTAAGCTCATCGGCGGACCGAAGTCAAACCTCCGCCGCCCAGGTCACACCCGCGCATCAG from the Actinocatenispora thailandica genome contains:
- a CDS encoding discoidin domain-containing protein, with the protein product MTTLTAKSGLSRRRLLQTAGAAGALAAALPYVATEPAAATTTAGLAADEVARTYHRVLLRHTRWAETQWDESAGHYVAKDFSFAVVLGNAVLLTRDGYDADLAGIDAATLKQHTVATLSHFAASNRLLGGTEWGQKLFWDTTFQLYFQLAGRLLWDDLDASTRTNLDLIATRQADYTVSLGSGNDPLSGSWTPNGLAGGWVGDTKLEEMGVYAQSIAPAMAWAPQAGNAPGWRDWYARWSRNETGHPAADHANPAMVDGARVSSNTAHNLYDTFLVENHGSFGPHYQCELWRTSGRNGIHFIAAGQPMPAVLAEQPNGDRLWRSILAVMSDAGEPLMPMVADREHLYGRDVIPIAFLAQVLGDRRAAWAEQALAARLDAYQAYPPEYRITKFSGQPKYEPEARAEVAISYLLHEWRAREHGPVQPMSAAEVFADASGVLDFGTGPGLVAHQSPAAWAGAVSKPGFAKFCWQPGHDDWLFTLSGKTPMFLPATGATVRGRSVAAYTRSRDGFDASAVVLGFDAGRAGFASLPGGSVVYASSGVAAGEGHLEVYNLTMPGVPGLDGDRTYTAAEGGVTVPAAENSSGAARVDTVRFAATSARWVRMLGVTPDPTYGYSVIEFQVRDGDGANLALGQATSASSADRGHDARYATDGDDGTRWAVSRADRPRSDSWLAVDLGATTTFDRVKVYWEAAAGRAYRVQVSADGASWTDVASYPNPDLSSTGGWLNVDGRAGLVVRGSKHPITVQGNVITLADGAAAPLLVEGHPGLDAAATRAAAAKPAPSTDADGLLASLAEGHLSLFNLTAAPLAGTVTIPPQGETVPVFAGTQTTTADGTAYQADLAAGSAAVLAPWFTIEPVGRRRLPAGLVVEVVDAHRLRLHGPSGPVRVRSRTGGDRVVVAGGHRRDVVFHSVPPYPIDDLALGRVTFPTSPLPDGMTDPAAAVDGHESTAWTPGRAGRMVVDLGSDQPLDAIELDWTSRHSPAVTVSTSTDGLSYREAARLRAGQRRAGLDRTARYVAVAVPGWRHGDPRLRRLTVRPA
- a CDS encoding NifU family protein codes for the protein MTVLVPMHPEATGDPQTVRWVIPAGTLPVAGPMAALPDELDGLAAAGVVDCVEVESRAVLVRLADGHRWDADGPAVRAGLSAALQQPERWRPVHRGSDEELLRGALQDVLDGPAGDYVRSHGGQITITSTRDCRAEVSMTGTCAHCPAVDLTLHSRLESELRQRFPRLVELRAVDGSGSTRHGGRPTWLTLRRRRG
- a CDS encoding FeoA family protein, which translates into the protein MSIVFTRPRARRATAPGTVGGRPGARLADIRPGTSCRIVDIDHRVEPAAARRLMDLGFVPGVTVTVLRKAPLGDPVVLQVADYEVALRRTQTSGILVAS
- the feoB gene encoding ferrous iron transporter B, whose amino-acid sequence is MSSHCGPTNQTVTGSARLALVGSPNSGKTTLFNALTGLRTKTGNYPGVTVARFEGKVRLDGHDLVVEDLPGTYSLDPISPDEQVVADVLDPEHDGISTPDGILVTLDATALRRSLGLLTQVLRTRLPVCVVLTFSDELARRGGSLDVDALQRALGVPVVAVTSGSRTDLGRLRRLLPDAASWQRPVLPPPTDRAQAQAWVESLLDSAHYRVPHADRRTRRIDAVLLHPLWGTLIFFATMFAFFQIIFTVATPLQDGVQAFFTWLGNLVTGHVHNPLLSGFLGNALIGGVGSVLVFLPQIALLFVMISLLEGSGYLSRAAFLMDRLMAKAGLEGRAFVALLSSLACAIPGIMATRALPSARDRFATMMGAPLMTCSARLTVYVLLIGLLVSPGTRLGPFGAQGLVMFALYLFGALSAMGTAWVFKRFSSRGAALLPFYMEMPSYRLPKLRTVAVSVWDSCKGFLRKVGRIILLVTVVLWLLLNLPLRSDAQLTAAGVDPGNHAAASAYVIDHSYAATVGHAVEPVFAPLGFDWRVDIGVLASLSAREVFVATLGQVAAAENPDEPTKALRDMTYTDGPHQGQRLFTPATTAALLVFFLYALQCMSTIGVMRRETGTWKWPAVAFGYMFALAWIMAFLTHTVVAALT
- a CDS encoding DUF4190 domain-containing protein, whose amino-acid sequence is MSQPPYGQGPGGPGMPPPPPGMGAPPADTSGNVLNLLSMIAGIVSIVLCCLWAGVWGGVPAIVLGILGRKKAENGQASNKTMGTVGLILGIIGVAFFLVQIILAVSGVSTDWVKQMQNQT